The Cohnella abietis genome has a segment encoding these proteins:
- a CDS encoding LLM class flavin-dependent oxidoreductase, whose amino-acid sequence MQEAIVILDQGRRQLHLGAFTNYVGHHMAAWRYPQADTTSSLKFDFYKRIAQSAERGKFDMLFLGDSLYTETENLYKHHTTARLEPLTILASLLAVTDYIGLGATVSTSFNEPYNVARKLATLDHLSNGRAAWNVVTSSNDKEAQNYNRQKHYQHDFRYERAAEFLDVVKRLWNSWEEDALIMDKESGVYADLDKLHPINHTGVHFTVKGPLNIPRSMQGHPVVMQAGLSHRARQFAVREAEVLFTIASSIEKSKQDYAEIKGQLSLFGRAPKDLKIMPGLLAIVGKTQKEAEDKERELQQLVIPEFAVRLLSNQLNVDLSGYPLDGPLPALSDVAHFNGEKGRYEHFLALAQKENLTIRQLSLRLTRGHGHLTMTGTPSVIAEQMAEWFASEACDGFNVMFPYLPGALDDFVHEVIPILQERGIYRTEYTGTTLRSHLND is encoded by the coding sequence ATTCAGGAGGCGATTGTAATTTTAGACCAAGGTCGAAGACAGCTTCATCTTGGAGCTTTTACGAATTATGTCGGTCATCATATGGCAGCTTGGCGTTACCCTCAGGCGGACACCACTAGCTCCTTAAAATTCGATTTCTATAAAAGGATTGCACAATCCGCAGAACGTGGCAAATTCGATATGCTGTTCTTGGGTGACAGTTTGTATACAGAAACGGAGAACCTGTATAAGCATCACACTACCGCAAGGCTGGAGCCTTTGACGATATTGGCTTCGTTGTTAGCTGTAACGGATTACATCGGATTAGGAGCAACCGTATCGACATCTTTTAACGAGCCCTATAATGTTGCTCGTAAATTGGCGACGCTAGATCATTTGAGCAACGGTCGTGCCGCTTGGAATGTCGTTACTTCCTCCAATGACAAGGAAGCACAAAATTATAACCGACAGAAGCATTATCAACATGATTTTCGTTATGAACGGGCCGCTGAATTTTTGGATGTCGTTAAGCGTCTGTGGAATAGTTGGGAAGAAGACGCGCTAATTATGGATAAGGAATCGGGAGTCTATGCGGATTTGGATAAACTTCATCCGATCAATCACACTGGTGTTCATTTTACAGTTAAAGGCCCTCTGAACATTCCGCGTTCCATGCAGGGGCACCCGGTGGTCATGCAGGCAGGACTGTCGCACAGAGCAAGGCAATTCGCAGTACGGGAAGCGGAAGTATTGTTTACAATTGCTTCGTCGATAGAAAAATCAAAGCAGGATTATGCGGAAATCAAAGGACAATTAAGCCTATTTGGACGTGCGCCGAAGGATCTCAAAATCATGCCAGGACTGCTCGCTATTGTGGGCAAGACCCAGAAGGAAGCGGAAGATAAGGAACGAGAGCTGCAACAATTGGTTATTCCGGAATTTGCGGTACGTCTATTGTCGAATCAATTGAATGTAGATCTATCCGGGTATCCATTGGACGGTCCTCTTCCGGCATTGTCAGACGTCGCTCATTTCAACGGGGAGAAAGGGCGATATGAGCACTTTCTGGCATTGGCGCAAAAGGAAAACTTGACGATTAGACAGTTAAGCTTAAGGCTAACGCGGGGACATGGACATTTAACGATGACAGGCACTCCGTCAGTAATTGCAGAGCAGATGGCAGAATGGTTTGCTAGCGAAGCTTGCGATGGATTTAACGTTATGTTCCCATACTTGCCAGGAGCGTTGGATGATTTCGTGCATGAAGTGATTCCGATACTTCAGGAACGAGGGATTTATAGAACGGAGTATACGGGAACTACTCTTCGAAGCCACTTAAACGATTGA
- a CDS encoding LLM class flavin-dependent oxidoreductase → MSRTERKLHLSLFLRGTGHHEAAWRHPEAYPDLELNIHYMKKLALTAERGLMDAIFIADGYSGITNKLEPFTLLSALAAVTERIGLIATVGTVYNEPFHVARKFASLDHISEGRAGWNIVTGAEAGEAARNFSRDEHPEHGERYEAAAEFVEVVKQLWDSWADDALIYNKKSGILVDETKIREINFKGKTYAVQGPLNIARPPQGYPVLVQAGSSDRGRELGAATAELIFTAQQTFEAAAAFYADVKSRLSRYGRYSEQLHILPGLSPIVAETSAEARDLENELNAYVDLKQSLERMSERFAVDLSKYPLDGPVPLNEASSSYETNGTKSRQEVILDAVRRENMTIRQLLHRDAGGHGHLTFTGSYLEMADFMEKWFKNRASDGFNIMPQLLPSGLEVFVDKVIPELQNRGLFRTTYEGRTLRENLGFTRPS, encoded by the coding sequence ATGAGCAGAACGGAACGTAAGCTTCATCTGAGTTTATTTTTAAGAGGAACTGGACATCACGAGGCAGCTTGGAGGCACCCCGAAGCCTATCCGGATCTTGAGCTAAACATTCATTATATGAAGAAGCTAGCATTAACCGCCGAACGTGGCTTAATGGATGCGATCTTCATCGCTGACGGCTATTCGGGCATAACGAATAAATTGGAGCCGTTCACGTTACTCTCGGCACTTGCCGCCGTCACTGAGCGCATCGGTCTCATTGCTACGGTAGGAACTGTATACAATGAACCGTTTCATGTTGCACGTAAGTTCGCCTCGCTTGATCATATTAGCGAAGGCAGAGCTGGCTGGAATATAGTAACTGGAGCGGAAGCCGGAGAAGCAGCTCGTAACTTTAGCCGGGACGAACATCCGGAACACGGGGAACGGTACGAGGCTGCAGCAGAGTTCGTAGAAGTAGTGAAGCAGCTATGGGACAGTTGGGCGGACGATGCCTTAATTTATAATAAAAAGTCAGGTATTCTGGTCGATGAGACTAAAATACGCGAAATCAATTTTAAAGGAAAGACGTATGCTGTGCAGGGCCCGCTTAATATCGCTCGTCCACCTCAAGGATATCCGGTGCTTGTACAAGCCGGTTCATCCGACAGAGGTAGGGAATTGGGTGCGGCAACCGCAGAGCTCATCTTTACCGCACAGCAAACTTTCGAAGCAGCGGCCGCGTTCTATGCCGATGTAAAATCCAGATTGTCGAGATACGGACGTTATTCTGAGCAATTGCATATTTTGCCTGGCCTAAGTCCGATTGTAGCGGAGACGTCAGCAGAAGCCCGGGATTTGGAGAATGAATTGAATGCATATGTTGATCTTAAGCAGTCACTGGAACGAATGTCAGAACGCTTTGCTGTTGATTTATCTAAGTATCCACTCGACGGGCCCGTTCCATTGAATGAAGCGAGTTCGAGTTACGAGACCAATGGAACCAAAAGCCGTCAAGAAGTGATTCTGGATGCTGTCCGTCGGGAAAATATGACGATCAGGCAGCTGCTCCATCGGGATGCCGGCGGACACGGACATCTTACTTTTACGGGTTCTTACCTTGAAATGGCAGATTTCATGGAGAAATGGTTTAAGAACCGGGCTTCGGATGGATTTAATATTATGCCTCAGCTTCTTCCAAGTGGATTAGAGGTGTTCGTAGATAAGGTGATTCCAGAGCTGCAAAATCGGGGCTTGTTTCGAACGACTTATGAAGGCAGAACTTTGCGGGAAAATCTCGGTTTCACGCGCCCGTCTTAG
- a CDS encoding ABC transporter ATP-binding protein: protein MEKDIIVEVRDLHKSFDEEHRLFSRKKNTLTAVDHVSLQIYRGETLGIVGESGSGKSTLGRLILRLLESTSGDVRFEGQSITDIPERKLGQYRRKMQIVFQDPFSALNPWMTVYELVAEPIRHYGTVAELDLRKQVIALLEKVGLSEADLHKHPHEFSGGQRQRICIARALALQPAFIVCDEPVSALDVSIQSQILNLLHDLQEELRLTYLFISHNLAVVRHVADRVAVMYLGKLVEVGPVEAVFANPSHPYTRSLLSAMLSIDPDVRRERIKLPGDIPNPMNKPSGCRFHTRCEFSTDLCMKLEPELLDRGNEHYVACHMKELVQH, encoded by the coding sequence ATAGAAAAGGATATCATTGTTGAAGTACGGGATCTTCACAAAAGCTTTGATGAGGAACACCGATTATTTTCGCGCAAGAAAAATACTTTAACGGCAGTAGATCATGTTTCTCTGCAGATTTATCGAGGCGAAACGCTAGGAATTGTAGGGGAGTCCGGCTCGGGTAAATCGACCTTAGGACGGCTTATTCTGCGGCTATTAGAAAGTACTTCTGGAGATGTGCGTTTTGAAGGTCAATCCATTACCGATATTCCCGAGCGTAAATTAGGGCAATACCGCCGTAAAATGCAAATTGTTTTTCAAGATCCTTTCAGTGCGCTCAATCCATGGATGACCGTATACGAGCTGGTTGCAGAACCGATCAGGCATTATGGAACGGTCGCCGAGCTTGATTTACGCAAGCAAGTGATTGCGCTCTTGGAGAAAGTTGGACTGAGTGAGGCTGATTTGCATAAGCATCCTCATGAATTTTCCGGAGGGCAGAGACAACGTATATGTATCGCACGCGCACTTGCGCTTCAGCCTGCTTTTATCGTATGCGATGAACCTGTATCCGCCTTAGATGTGTCTATACAAAGTCAAATTCTGAATTTGCTCCATGATTTGCAGGAAGAACTCAGGCTTACGTATTTGTTTATTTCACACAATCTAGCAGTTGTTCGTCATGTTGCGGATAGAGTAGCTGTAATGTATTTAGGGAAATTGGTAGAGGTCGGTCCTGTTGAGGCCGTATTTGCCAATCCATCGCATCCGTATACTCGGTCTTTACTGTCTGCTATGCTTTCGATTGATCCGGATGTAAGAAGAGAGAGAATTAAATTGCCGGGCGATATCCCGAATCCTATGAATAAGCCATCGGGTTGTCGGTTTCACACGAGATGTGAATTCAGTACGGACTTGTGCATGAAGCTCGAGCCCGAATTGCTGGATCGCGGCAATGAGCATTATGTGGCTTGCCATATGAAAGAGCTAGTTCAACATTAA
- a CDS encoding creatininase family protein, whose translation MENSIFSETMANMTWVEIEKSLSVDHVVLLPSGILEQHGPHLTLAPDIYFSCEIAKAVKKQLIEQAIQAVIAPPTYWGITRTTAGFPGSFILRKETLKALMSDILVCLHRWGARHIYIIDVHDDITHRTAILEAVQETRQFHGANVKSILSEKFARESKLTGNEDHVLIKASNPTVTQFTDIPDIHAGALESSFIKQYYPHAYRAEACEPLQPTRMSACESSKWEQGWIDAREVNPLGYYGDPAKINMKLAQRYIEIEGRHISAVIQQDLDSRRTPSQ comes from the coding sequence ATGGAAAATTCTATTTTCAGTGAAACAATGGCAAATATGACCTGGGTGGAGATCGAGAAATCCCTTTCCGTTGATCATGTGGTACTGCTGCCAAGCGGTATACTAGAACAGCATGGCCCTCATCTTACTCTGGCTCCGGATATTTATTTCAGCTGCGAAATCGCGAAAGCAGTCAAGAAACAGTTAATAGAGCAAGCTATTCAGGCCGTCATTGCTCCGCCGACTTACTGGGGCATTACCCGTACGACTGCCGGGTTCCCCGGTTCGTTTATTTTACGGAAAGAAACGTTGAAGGCGCTAATGTCCGATATTCTAGTTTGTTTGCATCGGTGGGGTGCCCGTCATATTTATATTATTGATGTCCACGACGATATCACACATCGAACCGCTATACTGGAAGCCGTTCAAGAAACGCGGCAATTTCATGGCGCTAACGTAAAGTCGATCTTATCCGAGAAATTTGCAAGGGAAAGCAAGCTAACCGGCAATGAAGATCATGTGTTGATTAAAGCAAGTAATCCGACAGTTACCCAGTTTACCGACATTCCGGATATTCATGCTGGAGCTTTGGAAAGCAGCTTTATCAAGCAATACTACCCTCATGCTTATCGTGCCGAAGCTTGTGAACCGTTACAGCCGACTCGGATGAGCGCTTGTGAATCTTCCAAATGGGAGCAGGGCTGGATAGACGCCAGAGAAGTGAATCCATTAGGTTATTATGGCGATCCAGCTAAAATAAACATGAAGCTGGCACAACGATATATCGAAATCGAGGGGCGTCATATTAGCGCAGTCATTCAACAGGATTTGGATAGCCGCCGTACCCCATCGCAATAA
- a CDS encoding response regulator has protein sequence MMKALIVDDERHVREAIQLLVDWKAVDIEEVLEAQDVDTAIELIKRERPHLVFTDMMMPEKIGTDLLAWVQQHAPRTKIIVISGYDDFDYVRKTVLYGGIDYILKPIDPVQLNDAVNKAVASRKQEDAGTEQEQRKSIEINQLRPVYWDKMLTNLIEDPSYYSSISETLHSEFGLSKDDRHCRVAVLATDTINPAIRKKFAGSEDLLYFSLLNICNEYIRKNKHGVAFRHEHGSIVVILWKQTADAAVLLDTMNSGILQTLGSQLEFGVGSERVMPAGFKQSYNEAIQVLRQRNMRVARPRIRCFDLNENNRIPTVHLSEYEDQLRFAVLSGQEQPIKDAVQLWINQVEQMKYINMEQLELWGYEYSVIRAHWLKELYGDVPAALTLPSGSAFVSVSLDQDGCLSPQQLAVELKQDLLRLSQLWTEHKRQDEHVIFDIVKYVDTHYAEDLTLLNIAERFFLSREYISRKFKQQFQENLSDYIERIRMDKAKLLLMNPQYRIVQIAELVGYKDEKYFSKVFKKLEGLSPNEYRKRGN, from the coding sequence ATGATGAAGGCACTGATCGTCGATGATGAACGACATGTACGGGAAGCTATTCAATTGCTTGTGGATTGGAAGGCTGTTGATATAGAGGAAGTTTTGGAAGCACAGGACGTTGACACCGCTATTGAATTGATCAAACGGGAGCGTCCACATCTTGTATTTACAGATATGATGATGCCCGAGAAAATAGGGACTGACCTCTTAGCTTGGGTTCAGCAGCATGCTCCTCGAACAAAGATCATTGTCATTAGCGGGTATGATGATTTTGATTATGTGCGTAAGACAGTGTTATATGGTGGGATCGATTATATCCTTAAGCCTATTGACCCTGTCCAGTTAAATGATGCTGTCAACAAAGCCGTCGCTAGCCGTAAGCAGGAAGATGCGGGCACAGAGCAAGAGCAGCGAAAGTCCATTGAAATCAACCAGCTAAGACCTGTATATTGGGACAAAATGCTGACGAATCTCATTGAGGATCCTTCCTATTACTCGTCGATCAGTGAAACTCTTCACTCTGAATTCGGCCTTTCAAAGGATGATCGGCATTGTCGGGTTGCGGTTCTAGCTACCGATACGATAAACCCCGCAATTCGCAAGAAATTCGCCGGAAGTGAGGATCTGCTGTATTTCTCTTTGTTGAACATCTGTAACGAATATATCCGCAAGAATAAGCACGGTGTAGCCTTCCGGCATGAGCATGGTTCTATCGTCGTAATCTTATGGAAACAGACAGCGGACGCAGCAGTATTACTGGATACGATGAATAGCGGCATCCTGCAGACGCTCGGTAGTCAGCTTGAATTTGGCGTGGGCAGCGAAAGAGTGATGCCAGCTGGCTTTAAACAATCTTATAACGAAGCCATTCAAGTACTGCGTCAGCGTAATATGCGAGTGGCTCGACCAAGAATTCGCTGCTTCGATCTGAATGAGAACAATCGCATCCCTACTGTGCATTTGTCCGAATATGAAGATCAGCTACGGTTTGCCGTCCTAAGCGGTCAAGAGCAACCAATTAAAGATGCTGTTCAGCTATGGATTAATCAAGTGGAGCAGATGAAATATATTAACATGGAGCAGCTTGAATTATGGGGCTATGAATATAGCGTCATTAGAGCTCACTGGTTAAAGGAATTGTATGGAGATGTTCCTGCTGCGCTTACACTGCCCTCTGGCTCTGCTTTTGTATCTGTGTCCTTAGATCAGGACGGCTGTTTGTCTCCGCAGCAACTAGCTGTCGAGCTCAAACAGGACTTATTGCGATTATCTCAGCTATGGACGGAGCATAAACGGCAGGACGAGCATGTTATTTTTGATATTGTAAAATATGTCGATACCCATTATGCAGAGGACTTAACGCTATTAAACATAGCTGAACGCTTCTTCTTAAGTCGCGAATACATTTCCCGCAAATTTAAGCAGCAATTCCAAGAAAACCTTTCCGACTACATCGAAAGAATCCGGATGGATAAGGCTAAGCTGCTCTTAATGAATCCCCAATATCGCATCGTACAAATTGCCGAGTTAGTCGGGTATAAGGATGAGAAGTATTTCAGCAAGGTGTTCAAGAAGCTGGAAGGCTTATCTCCTAACGAGTATCGCAAGCGGGGGAATTAA
- a CDS encoding ABC transporter ATP-binding protein: MSELDQHLLEISDLNVSFDSRPSLAPAVNGVSFFVDKGETVGIVGESGSGKSVTALSILKLHAQSVSQSISGSIRFNGEELLTKSEKDMSMLRGNHVAMIFQEPMSSLNPAMTIGSQLMEVIKLHQKVSKKEAKAKAVESLTLVGIPAAQSRLSSYPFQLSGGQRQRVMIAMALLCEPQLLIADEPTTALDVTIQAQILDVLKDLKDRIHASILMITHDFGVVADIADRVVVMYAGKVVEEGKVRDVLKNPLHPYTQGLLSSIPQIGPFKERLHMIRGSIPKPDECLTGCRFCPRCDSKREICEQQEPAYRLFEGQRGTRCWIGTDEYDTSTKGRLP, from the coding sequence ATGAGTGAACTGGACCAACATCTGTTGGAGATTTCCGATCTAAATGTGAGCTTCGATTCACGCCCAAGCCTGGCACCAGCGGTAAATGGGGTTTCATTCTTTGTAGACAAGGGAGAAACGGTGGGAATTGTTGGGGAGTCCGGTAGCGGCAAGAGCGTGACAGCCTTGAGTATTCTTAAGCTTCATGCTCAATCTGTGAGCCAGAGCATCTCGGGAAGCATTCGATTTAATGGCGAGGAATTGTTAACCAAATCGGAGAAGGACATGAGTATGCTGCGGGGTAATCATGTCGCGATGATTTTCCAGGAGCCGATGAGCTCGCTTAATCCGGCGATGACGATTGGCAGCCAGCTGATGGAGGTCATTAAGCTTCATCAGAAGGTGAGCAAGAAAGAAGCAAAGGCTAAAGCGGTCGAAAGTCTCACCCTCGTTGGCATCCCTGCAGCACAATCCAGATTGTCCAGCTATCCCTTTCAACTGTCAGGCGGTCAGCGCCAGAGAGTCATGATTGCCATGGCTCTCTTGTGCGAGCCTCAATTGCTCATCGCGGATGAGCCGACAACGGCATTGGATGTCACCATTCAAGCACAAATACTTGATGTTCTGAAGGATCTCAAGGACCGAATTCATGCATCGATACTGATGATTACACACGATTTCGGAGTGGTTGCAGATATTGCCGACCGAGTCGTTGTTATGTATGCAGGCAAGGTCGTTGAAGAGGGCAAGGTTCGGGACGTTTTGAAAAATCCGCTACACCCGTATACACAAGGCTTATTGTCGTCCATCCCGCAAATCGGTCCCTTCAAAGAAAGACTCCATATGATCCGAGGGTCCATTCCGAAGCCCGATGAATGCCTAACAGGTTGCAGATTCTGCCCACGGTGTGACTCCAAAAGAGAGATTTGTGAGCAGCAAGAGCCAGCCTATCGCTTATTTGAGGGACAGAGAGGGACTCGGTGCTGGATCGGCACGGACGAATATGACACTTCCACGAAAGGGCGATTGCCTTGA
- a CDS encoding ABC transporter substrate-binding protein gives MMTQTQSGMAKTYQLGGLYTFRYHNGREADWGNYAYQAAQIAIEDIYHGGILKSGKLELLEQNVLDYHCWPDGVEEKVAALIEQNVVAIIGADCSSPAVRMATFAAKYKTPVVSYGANAASLSSADEFPYFLRNVTPSSDYDRHLVQLAYQFGDQQIGVLYTTDDWGIGAASVVQQQAKANSMTIRAVYGYPRDTNMEEVVACLDAMNRKGITTYIILMPTPDTITAFQAIDHLQLNKPGYSFYASEMLSHDESPDVVRGSLGYIAPMNELPPSRQLSEFKARFAQSLVSPPDELGKAFFYAVLSYDSVFLIAHAIRAAQEDGIDSITGEILMRYLRGVRFIGLSGHHAVATGTNDRSQMPLQMMNLQGYKEDGTVNMVSIGSMDMDTGEWKLESDKIVWPGNVKLK, from the coding sequence ATGATGACCCAGACACAATCGGGAATGGCCAAGACATACCAGCTTGGAGGGCTGTATACGTTTCGATACCATAACGGACGGGAAGCGGACTGGGGCAATTACGCCTATCAGGCAGCCCAGATCGCGATTGAAGATATTTATCATGGTGGAATCCTGAAGTCTGGCAAGCTTGAATTGCTGGAACAGAATGTATTGGATTATCATTGTTGGCCGGACGGCGTTGAAGAGAAGGTTGCAGCGCTGATCGAGCAGAATGTTGTAGCCATAATCGGCGCCGATTGTTCCAGTCCGGCTGTAAGGATGGCTACATTCGCAGCGAAATATAAAACTCCGGTTGTTTCCTATGGTGCCAACGCGGCTTCACTAAGCTCGGCTGATGAATTTCCTTATTTTCTAAGGAATGTGACGCCCAGTAGTGACTATGACAGGCATCTTGTTCAGCTTGCCTACCAATTTGGCGATCAGCAAATCGGTGTATTGTATACAACGGATGATTGGGGCATTGGCGCCGCCTCTGTCGTTCAACAACAAGCCAAAGCGAATAGTATGACGATCCGGGCGGTGTACGGATATCCAAGAGATACGAATATGGAAGAGGTAGTGGCGTGCTTGGATGCGATGAATCGGAAGGGCATCACAACGTATATCATACTGATGCCGACACCGGATACGATCACGGCCTTTCAGGCGATAGACCACCTGCAATTGAATAAGCCGGGTTATTCGTTCTATGCTTCGGAGATGCTCTCTCATGATGAATCGCCGGACGTTGTTCGTGGGTCGCTCGGCTATATTGCCCCCATGAATGAGCTGCCTCCAAGTCGACAGCTGAGTGAATTTAAAGCTCGCTTTGCCCAGAGTCTCGTTAGTCCGCCAGACGAGCTTGGCAAAGCTTTTTTTTACGCCGTTCTTTCTTATGACAGTGTGTTTCTGATCGCACACGCCATAAGAGCTGCTCAAGAGGATGGAATTGATTCCATTACGGGGGAGATTCTGATGAGGTATTTACGCGGGGTCCGGTTTATTGGCTTATCGGGACATCACGCAGTGGCAACGGGTACGAATGACCGAAGCCAAATGCCGCTGCAGATGATGAATCTGCAGGGATATAAGGAAGACGGTACGGTCAATATGGTTTCAATCGGTTCAATGGACATGGATACGGGCGAATGGAAGCTGGAATCGGACAAGATCGTATGGCCCGGAAATGTAAAGCTCAAATGA
- a CDS encoding DMT family transporter — MQVKQSSFKTFLMIASLVTIWGLAWPIFKISLDYAPPLIFAGLRNLGGGLLLFLLFLSKWKEIRWKSTWPIYLISSFFNVIIYYGLQAYGLVLMPSGLFSIIVYLQPVLVGILAWRWLGDAITAHKIAGLIFGFLGVAAVSFKEVSSHIAVAGIIMALITAVSWAIGAIYVKKVTHQVNSIWLAAIQCIIGGIVITTIGSFTENWSAIAWDSAFILCFLYGSVLGISVAWVIYFHLVHHGDSSIVASYTFIVPLIAVISGTFLLQEAFTLPILIGLIFIITSIYLVNRKPKASVTASIV, encoded by the coding sequence ATGCAAGTAAAACAATCCTCATTCAAAACCTTCTTGATGATTGCTTCTTTAGTTACCATTTGGGGACTGGCTTGGCCCATTTTCAAAATTTCACTCGATTACGCCCCACCACTTATATTTGCCGGATTAAGAAATCTAGGCGGTGGTCTTCTACTGTTCTTGCTGTTTCTATCAAAATGGAAGGAAATACGATGGAAATCCACTTGGCCCATCTATCTGATTTCCTCTTTCTTTAATGTCATCATTTACTATGGCTTGCAAGCCTATGGACTCGTTCTCATGCCCTCCGGTCTTTTCTCCATCATTGTCTATTTACAACCTGTATTGGTCGGCATTCTCGCCTGGCGGTGGCTGGGAGATGCAATAACAGCGCACAAAATCGCCGGACTTATTTTCGGATTTCTCGGTGTCGCCGCGGTTAGCTTCAAGGAAGTCTCCAGTCATATTGCAGTAGCAGGCATCATTATGGCATTGATCACTGCAGTCAGTTGGGCAATCGGAGCCATTTATGTAAAAAAAGTGACGCATCAGGTAAACTCTATCTGGCTTGCTGCAATACAGTGCATCATCGGTGGTATTGTAATTACGACAATCGGATCGTTCACAGAAAACTGGTCAGCGATTGCGTGGGATTCTGCCTTTATTCTTTGTTTCCTTTATGGAAGTGTTCTTGGCATTTCCGTCGCTTGGGTCATCTATTTCCACCTCGTCCATCACGGCGATTCAAGCATCGTCGCTTCCTACACATTCATTGTGCCACTCATAGCCGTAATAAGCGGGACATTTCTCTTGCAGGAAGCTTTCACGTTGCCTATTCTGATCGGACTTATTTTTATTATTACAAGTATTTATCTAGTTAACCGGAAGCCCAAGGCATCTGTAACAGCTTCAATCGTTTAA